One Nesterenkonia populi DNA window includes the following coding sequences:
- a CDS encoding FtsW/RodA/SpoVE family cell cycle protein translates to MTASTETYRPRRNIELLLLAAALVIGIGAQLLVGITLDETLDSFYWVTGGLYAAMALGFHVVLRLRARYADPFILPIVVTLNGLGIAMIHRLDLTPNYEDVAGRQLAWTAVSMLAAVALMWFLKDHRRLRQVTYISLLASVILLMMPMLPGIGMELNGARVWVNLGIATFQPGELAKVTLAIFFAGFLANNRDLILLAGKKIGPLSLPRARDLAPLFIAWLAALGVLIMQNDLGTALMFFGLFVAVIYVATSRISWIVIGGGFIAAGAALAFMYVPHAQQRLQIWLDPFDPDIYGREFGGSHQVVQGLFGLANGGLSGTGLGSGSPQMAPLANSDMIPAAFGEELGFIGLAAMLVLYLLLFSRYMRAGIGTRDSFGKLLAVGLAVVLVLQVFVVVGGITRVIPMSGLVSPFLAAGGSALLANWLIVALMLLISHSARRPVVVGGMVNTSGEGASGTEHPLTWKDTGETQPARQSEPAGGDR, encoded by the coding sequence ATGACCGCCTCCACGGAGACCTACCGCCCCCGCCGAAACATAGAGCTGCTGCTGCTGGCCGCCGCGCTGGTGATCGGCATCGGCGCCCAGCTGCTCGTCGGCATCACCCTCGACGAGACCCTGGACTCCTTCTACTGGGTGACCGGCGGACTGTATGCCGCCATGGCCCTGGGCTTCCACGTGGTGCTGAGGCTGCGCGCACGGTACGCCGACCCGTTCATCCTGCCCATCGTGGTCACCCTCAACGGGCTGGGGATCGCGATGATCCACCGGCTGGACCTCACCCCCAACTACGAGGACGTCGCCGGCCGGCAGCTGGCCTGGACCGCCGTGTCCATGCTCGCCGCCGTCGCCCTGATGTGGTTCCTCAAGGACCACCGGCGGCTGCGCCAGGTCACCTACATCTCCCTGCTGGCCAGCGTCATCCTGCTGATGATGCCGATGCTCCCGGGCATCGGCATGGAGCTCAACGGGGCGCGGGTGTGGGTGAACCTCGGCATCGCCACCTTCCAGCCCGGTGAGCTCGCCAAAGTCACCCTGGCGATATTCTTCGCCGGGTTCCTCGCCAACAACCGTGACCTCATCCTGCTCGCCGGCAAGAAGATCGGTCCGCTGAGCCTCCCCCGCGCCCGGGACCTCGCACCCCTGTTCATCGCCTGGCTGGCGGCACTGGGCGTGCTGATCATGCAGAACGACCTCGGCACCGCCCTGATGTTCTTCGGCCTCTTTGTGGCCGTGATCTACGTGGCGACCTCGCGGATCTCCTGGATCGTCATCGGCGGCGGGTTCATCGCAGCCGGCGCCGCCCTGGCCTTCATGTACGTCCCGCACGCCCAGCAGCGCCTGCAGATCTGGCTGGACCCCTTCGACCCGGACATCTACGGACGCGAGTTCGGCGGCTCCCACCAGGTGGTCCAGGGACTCTTCGGCCTGGCCAACGGCGGGCTGTCCGGCACCGGCCTCGGCTCGGGCTCCCCCCAGATGGCGCCCCTGGCCAACTCGGACATGATCCCCGCCGCCTTCGGCGAGGAGCTGGGATTCATCGGCCTGGCCGCGATGCTGGTGCTCTACCTGCTGCTCTTCAGCCGCTACATGCGCGCCGGCATCGGCACCCGCGACTCCTTCGGCAAGCTGCTCGCCGTGGGCCTGGCCGTGGTGCTGGTGCTTCAGGTGTTCGTCGTCGTCGGCGGCATCACCCGGGTCATTCCCATGTCCGGCCTGGTCTCACCGTTCCTGGCCGCCGGCGGCTCCGCGCTGCTGGCCAACTGGCTGATCGTCGCGCTGATGCTGCTGATCAGCCACTCCGCGCGCCGGCCCGTCGTCGTCGGAGGAATGGTCAACACCTCCGGGGAGGGGGCCTCCGGCACCGAGCACCCGCTGACCTGGAAGGACACCGGAGAGACCCAGCCGGCCCGTCAGAGCGAGCCCGCCGGAGGTGACCGATGA
- a CDS encoding penicillin-binding transpeptidase domain-containing protein — protein MNRAIRHTWIVSVAMFMVLLVALSLIQVVLTDDLDSHPTNARQTIQQAGAPRGPITVDGTPIVESVESENSVYDYQRVYHEPELYAGITGFFSVVQEGAPAGIENAENEYLTGQSDSQFFDRVTSLFTGDTLQGAQVELTLDHSLQQAAFDLIPDDARGSIVVTEVDTGEVRAMASKPSYDPNDLAVQSYDQYTANVNQLDEAGVDPYSFRPMNSTIAPGSTFKLIDAVAMLESGDYEIDEELDNPPEIDLPDTENTLQNFRDGGCGAQSQAELTWIFANSCNTPFAEAAMDMGHGPLLEAAEAFGFNQPMRIPNHVTASNFPEEDLHDAPLALSSIGQDNVTATPLQMNMAAAAIANDGALMQPQMVDTIRGSDLQILSQPAPEVLNDVMSSSTASDIAEMMVETAESGTGAAAAAQTSHDIAVKTGTAEIDGTDEVHSWITGFAPADEPEYAITVTYERTSYTTGSALTAGNFASMVEEVMSE, from the coding sequence ATGAACCGCGCCATACGTCACACCTGGATCGTCTCGGTCGCCATGTTCATGGTGCTGCTGGTGGCGCTGAGCCTCATCCAGGTGGTCCTCACCGATGATCTCGACTCACATCCCACGAACGCCCGACAGACCATCCAGCAGGCCGGCGCCCCCCGTGGACCCATCACTGTGGACGGGACCCCGATCGTCGAATCGGTGGAGTCGGAGAACTCCGTGTACGACTACCAGAGGGTGTACCACGAGCCTGAGCTCTACGCCGGCATCACCGGCTTCTTCTCCGTAGTTCAGGAGGGCGCCCCCGCTGGTATCGAGAATGCTGAGAACGAGTACCTGACCGGACAGTCGGACTCCCAGTTCTTTGACCGTGTGACCTCCCTGTTCACCGGGGACACCCTGCAGGGAGCGCAGGTGGAGCTGACCCTCGACCACTCCCTGCAGCAGGCCGCCTTCGACCTCATTCCCGATGACGCCCGCGGCTCCATCGTGGTCACCGAGGTGGATACCGGAGAGGTCAGGGCCATGGCCTCGAAGCCCAGCTACGACCCCAACGACCTGGCCGTGCAGTCGTATGACCAGTACACGGCCAACGTGAATCAGCTGGACGAAGCTGGGGTTGACCCCTACAGCTTCAGGCCGATGAACTCGACCATCGCCCCGGGCTCCACGTTCAAGCTCATCGACGCCGTCGCCATGCTGGAGTCCGGCGACTACGAGATCGACGAGGAGCTCGACAACCCGCCGGAGATCGACCTGCCGGACACCGAGAACACGCTGCAGAACTTCCGCGACGGCGGCTGCGGCGCCCAGTCGCAGGCCGAGCTGACCTGGATCTTTGCGAACTCCTGCAACACCCCCTTCGCCGAGGCCGCCATGGACATGGGACACGGCCCGCTGCTGGAGGCCGCCGAGGCCTTCGGCTTCAACCAGCCGATGCGCATCCCCAACCACGTCACCGCGTCGAACTTCCCGGAGGAGGACCTGCACGACGCACCCTTGGCTCTGAGCTCCATCGGCCAGGACAACGTCACCGCAACCCCGCTGCAGATGAACATGGCGGCTGCGGCCATCGCCAACGACGGGGCCCTGATGCAGCCGCAGATGGTCGACACAATCCGCGGCTCCGACCTCCAGATCCTCTCCCAGCCGGCTCCGGAGGTGTTGAATGATGTCATGTCCTCCTCCACCGCCTCCGACATCGCCGAGATGATGGTGGAGACCGCCGAATCGGGCACCGGCGCCGCAGCTGCGGCTCAGACCAGCCACGACATCGCCGTGAAGACCGGCACCGCGGAGATCGACGGCACCGATGAGGTCCACTCCTGGATCACCGGCTTCGCGCCCGCCGACGAGCCGGAGTATGCGATCACCGTCACCTACGAGCGCACCAGCTACACCACCGGCTCCGCACTGACCGCCGGGAACTTCGCGTCGATGGTTGAGGAGGTGATGAGCGAGTGA
- a CDS encoding protein kinase domain-containing protein has protein sequence MRPAVGITMGDRYKLTERIAIGGMGEVWKADDEILGRTVAIKILKEEYTGDEAFLRRFRAEARHTALLNHPGIADIYDYGEQAGSGYLVMELVPGRPLSLILEKDKTLPWEKTLSILAQTGRALQVAHDQGLVHRDVKPGNLLITPTRRVKITDFGIARLADQVPLTATGQVMGTVQYLSPEQATGQHATGSSDIYALGVIGYEALIGQRPFTGDSQIAIALKQVNEPPPSLPENIPEPVRALIMTMLAKEPEERPANATKMADAAEALLRQDLTAALEAVPAMRGHLAVGEDVDTQILPAYHASPGGDSPGEAQAGAPSARTPEQPEDPSGPGIAYGLSADEPETGERPVSPVQGDAPGWKWSAAILVLLVLLALAAAIFLPRLASGDSPDEQLATGEPTEPPTEVETVTAEPELIDIDQEALLGLPVEEAAAILEDQGFEVETEEAASNEPAGTVIQVIPTGEMPPGSVIHLRYSAGPPPAPTTQAPPQQDAPTTQAPAPPPAQDDGQGNGSVEEDDDDETPSPTPTSPSPTPTSPSPSPDEDQGEEDDEAEATAPTTGTTAGTGTLTTSSNASE, from the coding sequence GTGAGGCCAGCAGTAGGCATCACCATGGGCGACCGGTACAAGCTCACCGAACGGATCGCCATCGGCGGGATGGGCGAGGTCTGGAAGGCCGACGACGAGATCCTCGGCCGCACCGTCGCCATCAAGATCCTCAAGGAGGAGTACACCGGCGACGAGGCCTTCCTCCGCCGGTTCCGCGCTGAGGCCCGGCACACCGCGCTGCTGAACCACCCCGGCATCGCCGACATCTACGACTACGGCGAGCAGGCCGGCTCCGGCTACCTTGTGATGGAGCTGGTCCCCGGCCGCCCGCTGAGCCTCATCCTGGAGAAGGACAAGACTCTCCCCTGGGAGAAGACCCTCTCGATCCTCGCCCAGACCGGCCGTGCCCTGCAGGTCGCCCACGACCAGGGCCTCGTCCACCGTGACGTGAAGCCCGGCAACCTGCTGATCACCCCCACCCGTCGGGTGAAGATCACCGACTTCGGCATCGCCCGGCTTGCCGACCAGGTCCCGCTGACCGCCACCGGCCAGGTGATGGGCACCGTCCAGTACCTCTCCCCCGAACAGGCCACCGGCCAGCACGCCACCGGCTCCAGCGACATCTACGCGCTCGGCGTCATCGGCTACGAAGCGCTGATCGGCCAGCGTCCCTTCACCGGGGACTCGCAGATCGCGATCGCCCTGAAGCAGGTCAACGAGCCGCCCCCGTCCCTGCCCGAGAACATCCCCGAGCCCGTCCGCGCGCTCATCATGACCATGCTCGCCAAGGAGCCCGAGGAGCGGCCCGCCAACGCAACCAAGATGGCCGACGCCGCTGAGGCCCTGCTGCGGCAGGACCTCACCGCAGCGCTGGAGGCCGTGCCTGCCATGCGCGGCCACCTCGCCGTCGGCGAGGACGTCGACACGCAGATCCTCCCCGCCTACCACGCCTCTCCAGGGGGCGATTCCCCGGGGGAAGCGCAGGCGGGGGCCCCGTCAGCAAGGACCCCCGAGCAGCCCGAAGACCCTTCCGGCCCTGGGATCGCCTACGGCCTCTCCGCCGACGAGCCTGAGACCGGCGAACGGCCCGTCTCCCCGGTCCAGGGGGACGCTCCCGGGTGGAAGTGGTCCGCGGCCATCCTCGTGCTGCTGGTGCTGCTGGCCCTCGCCGCGGCGATCTTCCTGCCCCGGCTCGCCTCGGGAGACTCCCCCGACGAGCAGCTGGCCACCGGCGAGCCCACCGAGCCGCCCACCGAGGTGGAGACGGTCACCGCCGAGCCGGAGCTCATCGACATCGACCAGGAGGCGCTGCTGGGCCTGCCCGTGGAGGAGGCAGCAGCGATCCTCGAAGACCAGGGGTTCGAGGTGGAGACCGAGGAGGCCGCCTCGAACGAGCCGGCCGGCACCGTCATCCAGGTGATCCCCACCGGCGAGATGCCTCCCGGCAGCGTGATCCACCTCCGATACTCCGCAGGCCCGCCGCCGGCGCCCACCACCCAGGCGCCGCCGCAGCAGGACGCGCCCACCACCCAGGCCCCCGCGCCCCCGCCGGCCCAGGACGACGGCCAGGGCAACGGCAGCGTTGAGGAGGATGACGACGACGAGACGCCGTCGCCCACCCCCACCTCGCCCTCGCCGACCCCCACCAGCCCTTCCCCCAGCCCGGACGAAGACCAGGGCGAGGAGGACGACGAGGCCGAGGCCACGGCGCCCACCACCGGCACGACCGCCGGCACCGGAACGTTGACCACCAGCTCCAATGCGTCGGAGTGA
- a CDS encoding protein kinase domain-containing protein — protein MTETDQRVLNGRYRIETLIGRGGMADVYRAHDLSLQRPVAVKMLRPDLARDPQFITRFKREAQSSASLNHPSIVGVYDTGQATVDSNGGVETPFIIMEHVEGVTLRHILHGSPNTEADQTAAPPPPPHESGTGDSDDVLALSDQIPSEEDQPTQAIAPPLQEKIDHALGKPLDEVEAVGYMSGILAALGYSHERGIVHRDIKPSNVMVSNHGAVKVMDFGIARAVADSANTMTQTASVVGTAQYLSPEQARGEIVDHRSDLYSAGCLLFELLTNRPPFVGESPVSVAYQHVKEQPPAVSEFNARVTPAMESVVAKSLAKDPVLRFQDAGEFHHALQNALQGIPVDDYDATGVMPAVAAAGAGAGANRSFDDLVGSSAPALSARTPEDPDIDDYADYGYGEGRRRRGLLLPILSAVLLVGLIAAGVYLLTQLGGGDPEEIAVPEVEGMTRSEALDELSEATLRPQIENQAHEEIDADHAIGTDPEAGQMVEEDSQVTLYISEGAESVTIPEGLVGSDEATVTAELESLGLEVGEVTEEDDPSASAEEVLAVSPEEGTEVQAGSSVSLTVSTGEVQLPSGLVGEWREPVEAALTDAGISWELNWVILDEPDDYFAGQVIELEVNGQSVDDGGSVPNDATVTLNTVSGESWPEPEEEDEEDEDEEPDEDDSDEDNGNGNGNGNGNDDNGNNGNNGNGNGNGNNGNGDEDDEE, from the coding sequence ATGACTGAGACAGACCAGCGCGTGCTCAACGGCCGCTACCGCATTGAGACCCTGATCGGGCGCGGCGGCATGGCCGACGTATACCGTGCCCACGATCTCTCCCTCCAGAGGCCCGTGGCCGTGAAGATGCTGCGCCCGGACCTCGCCCGGGATCCGCAGTTCATCACCCGGTTCAAGCGTGAGGCCCAGTCCTCGGCCTCCCTGAACCACCCCAGCATCGTCGGCGTGTATGACACCGGCCAGGCCACGGTGGACTCCAACGGCGGGGTTGAGACTCCCTTCATCATCATGGAGCACGTGGAGGGGGTCACCCTGCGCCACATCCTCCACGGCAGCCCGAACACCGAGGCCGACCAGACCGCCGCGCCGCCCCCGCCGCCGCACGAGAGCGGAACCGGCGACTCCGACGATGTCCTGGCGCTCTCCGACCAGATCCCTTCGGAGGAGGACCAGCCCACTCAGGCGATCGCCCCACCCCTGCAGGAGAAGATCGACCACGCCCTCGGCAAGCCTCTGGACGAGGTGGAGGCGGTCGGATACATGTCCGGGATTCTGGCCGCCCTCGGCTACAGCCACGAGCGCGGCATCGTCCACCGGGACATCAAGCCCTCCAATGTGATGGTGTCCAACCACGGCGCGGTGAAGGTGATGGACTTCGGAATCGCCCGGGCTGTGGCCGACTCCGCGAACACGATGACCCAGACCGCCTCGGTGGTGGGCACCGCCCAGTACCTCTCCCCGGAACAGGCCCGCGGAGAGATCGTCGACCACCGCAGCGACCTCTACTCGGCCGGCTGCCTGCTCTTCGAGCTGCTGACCAACCGGCCCCCCTTCGTGGGCGAATCACCGGTCTCGGTCGCCTATCAGCACGTCAAGGAGCAGCCCCCGGCGGTCTCCGAGTTCAACGCCCGAGTCACCCCGGCCATGGAGTCCGTGGTGGCCAAGTCCCTGGCCAAGGACCCTGTTCTGCGGTTCCAGGACGCCGGCGAGTTCCACCACGCCCTGCAGAACGCGCTCCAGGGAATCCCGGTGGACGACTACGACGCCACCGGCGTAATGCCGGCGGTCGCGGCCGCCGGAGCAGGGGCCGGGGCCAACCGCAGCTTCGACGACCTCGTCGGCAGCTCGGCCCCCGCGCTCTCGGCCCGCACCCCTGAAGACCCGGACATCGACGACTACGCCGACTACGGCTACGGCGAAGGACGACGCCGCCGCGGGCTGCTTCTGCCGATCCTCAGCGCGGTCCTGCTGGTGGGCCTCATCGCCGCCGGCGTGTATCTGCTCACTCAGCTGGGCGGCGGCGACCCTGAGGAGATCGCTGTCCCCGAGGTCGAAGGCATGACTCGGTCCGAGGCGCTCGACGAGCTCTCCGAAGCCACCCTGCGCCCGCAGATCGAGAACCAGGCGCACGAGGAGATCGACGCCGACCACGCCATCGGCACCGACCCTGAAGCCGGGCAGATGGTGGAGGAGGACTCACAGGTCACCCTCTACATCTCTGAGGGCGCCGAGTCCGTCACCATCCCGGAGGGACTGGTCGGCTCCGACGAGGCCACTGTCACCGCTGAGTTGGAGAGCCTGGGCCTGGAAGTCGGCGAGGTGACTGAGGAGGACGACCCCTCCGCCTCCGCCGAGGAGGTCCTCGCCGTCAGCCCCGAGGAGGGCACCGAGGTCCAGGCCGGCTCCAGTGTGAGCCTGACTGTCTCCACCGGGGAGGTTCAGCTGCCTTCCGGCTTGGTCGGCGAATGGCGGGAGCCTGTGGAGGCCGCCCTCACCGACGCCGGCATCTCCTGGGAGCTGAACTGGGTCATCCTTGACGAGCCGGACGATTACTTCGCCGGCCAGGTCATCGAACTCGAAGTCAACGGCCAGTCCGTCGACGACGGCGGCAGCGTGCCCAACGACGCCACCGTCACCCTCAACACCGTCAGCGGAGAGTCCTGGCCTGAGCCGGAGGAGGAAGACGAGGAGGATGAGGACGAGGAACCCGACGAGGACGACTCGGACGAGGACAACGGCAACGGCAACGGCAACGGCAACGGCAACGATGACAATGGCAACAACGGGAACAACGGCAATGGGAACGGGAACGGGAACAATGGCAACGGCGACGAGGACGACGAGGAGTAG
- a CDS encoding Mur ligase family protein → MSLPHPRSLASVALGRAARLATRFRGGSGSAFPGLVVEKADPDFLARTLSQLPRGVVVVSGTNGKTTTTKMVVELLRGQGLRVATNRSGSNFTRGVVASLLGEVNAFGKLNADIAVLELDEAHAVHFVKAVRPNHSLLLNVMRDQLDRFGEIDTTAGLLRTIAEHTTDGIVLNREDHRVARIADSVPGRAVSCFGLGPAVKHHFPSDDDLHADSGSAARESPEHASVDADAPPVPADVVLSELTPGGGTFLVGGERISTQLRVTGAYNVYNAAAALALVRQALGDDADAGRLIESLALVAPAFGRGESLTVNGQPLDLVLVKNPAGFRLGLSSFPHAGTATMIAINDDYADGRDMSWLWDVSFEVLAEHGVAVTSGVRAYDMALRLTYDHVHVGSAEPDLGTALKAFVAGHPETPKRIYCTYTAMLAIRRHLAAYTEVEDFA, encoded by the coding sequence GTGAGCCTGCCCCACCCCCGCTCACTGGCCTCCGTCGCGCTTGGCCGCGCCGCCCGCCTGGCCACCCGGTTCCGCGGCGGCTCCGGCTCCGCGTTCCCCGGCCTCGTGGTGGAGAAGGCCGACCCGGACTTCCTCGCCCGCACCCTCTCCCAGCTGCCCCGCGGCGTCGTCGTGGTCTCCGGCACCAACGGCAAGACCACCACCACCAAGATGGTCGTGGAGCTGCTGCGCGGCCAGGGGCTTCGGGTGGCGACCAACCGGTCCGGGTCCAACTTCACCCGCGGCGTCGTCGCCTCGCTGCTCGGAGAGGTCAACGCGTTCGGAAAGCTCAACGCGGACATTGCCGTGCTCGAACTCGACGAGGCCCACGCCGTGCACTTCGTCAAAGCCGTCCGCCCCAACCACTCCCTGCTGCTGAACGTGATGCGCGACCAGCTCGACCGGTTCGGAGAGATCGACACCACCGCCGGACTGCTGCGCACCATCGCCGAGCACACCACGGACGGCATCGTCCTCAACCGGGAGGACCACCGAGTCGCACGCATCGCCGACTCCGTCCCCGGGCGGGCCGTCAGCTGCTTCGGCCTCGGCCCCGCCGTGAAGCACCACTTTCCCTCCGACGACGATCTTCATGCAGACAGCGGCAGCGCCGCCCGGGAGTCGCCCGAGCACGCCAGCGTGGACGCGGACGCTCCCCCGGTGCCCGCGGATGTGGTGCTCTCAGAGCTGACCCCCGGCGGGGGCACCTTCCTGGTGGGCGGCGAGCGGATCAGCACCCAGCTGCGGGTCACCGGCGCGTACAACGTCTACAACGCCGCCGCCGCCCTCGCCCTGGTCCGCCAGGCCCTCGGCGATGACGCAGACGCCGGCCGGCTCATCGAATCTCTGGCGCTCGTGGCTCCCGCGTTCGGCCGCGGGGAGTCCCTGACCGTGAACGGGCAGCCGTTGGACCTGGTGCTGGTGAAGAACCCGGCCGGCTTCCGGCTGGGGCTCTCCAGCTTCCCCCACGCGGGCACCGCAACGATGATCGCCATCAACGACGACTACGCCGACGGCCGGGACATGTCATGGCTGTGGGACGTCTCCTTCGAGGTCCTCGCTGAGCACGGCGTCGCGGTGACCTCCGGGGTCCGCGCCTACGACATGGCGCTGCGGCTGACCTACGACCACGTGCACGTCGGCTCTGCGGAGCCGGATCTGGGCACCGCGCTGAAGGCGTTCGTCGCCGGGCATCCGGAGACCCCCAAGCGCATCTACTGCACCTACACGGCCATGCTGGCCATCCGCCGGCACCTGGCGGCCTACACCGAGGTGGAGGACTTCGCATGA
- a CDS encoding type 1 glutamine amidotransferase, with protein MSTEINVVQLYPRDMNIYGDYGNALTIQRRLEWYGYTPVMHSYDPGDEFPEEADILIGGGGQDSGQDRIQNDLLSIGDRLHEMAEADVPMLMICGLYQLFGHYFETRDGVRISGIGLLDVTTYGTDRRLIGNIVTESEEFGRIIGYENHSGQTWLGDGVSPLATVTTGEGNNDQDPYEGARRRNVIGSYLHGSLLPKNPAVADFLIGTAVKQKYDAEIGALQHESVADLTARARSAAAVRPR; from the coding sequence ATGAGCACCGAGATCAACGTTGTCCAGCTGTACCCCCGGGATATGAACATCTACGGGGACTACGGCAACGCCCTGACCATCCAGCGGCGCCTCGAGTGGTACGGGTACACCCCTGTCATGCACTCCTATGATCCGGGCGACGAGTTCCCGGAGGAGGCCGACATCCTGATCGGCGGCGGCGGTCAGGACTCCGGCCAGGACCGCATCCAGAATGACCTGCTGAGCATCGGGGACCGGCTTCACGAGATGGCGGAGGCGGATGTGCCGATGCTGATGATCTGCGGGCTGTACCAGCTCTTCGGCCATTACTTCGAGACCCGGGACGGCGTCCGTATCTCTGGGATCGGGCTGCTGGATGTGACCACCTACGGCACGGACCGCCGGCTGATCGGAAACATCGTCACCGAGTCGGAGGAGTTCGGCCGGATCATCGGGTATGAGAACCACTCAGGGCAGACGTGGCTGGGCGACGGCGTCAGCCCCCTGGCCACGGTGACCACCGGCGAGGGCAACAATGATCAGGATCCCTACGAGGGGGCCCGGCGCCGCAACGTCATCGGCAGCTACCTGCACGGCTCCCTGCTGCCGAAGAACCCCGCAGTCGCTGACTTTCTGATCGGGACAGCGGTGAAGCAGAAGTACGACGCAGAGATCGGCGCCCTGCAGCACGAGTCAGTGGCGGATCTGACCGCCCGCGCCCGGTCCGCGGCCGCAGTCCGTCCCCGCTGA
- a CDS encoding cell division protein CrgA, with protein sequence MAEESKKSRRSGNPAKRAAAEAETGTEDAEASPLRGAETYAFKDLEPEEQSLPKWYMYTAVGLLLLGLLWICLYYLIPGGGPIQAAGGWNIIIGGGISMTGFFMLMRWK encoded by the coding sequence GTGGCCGAGGAGTCGAAGAAGAGCCGCAGGAGCGGCAACCCCGCCAAGCGGGCGGCAGCCGAGGCGGAGACCGGCACGGAGGACGCTGAAGCCTCACCGCTGCGCGGCGCCGAGACCTACGCGTTCAAGGACCTTGAGCCTGAGGAGCAGTCGCTGCCCAAGTGGTACATGTACACCGCGGTCGGTCTGCTGCTGCTCGGCCTGCTCTGGATCTGTCTCTACTATCTGATCCCCGGCGGCGGTCCCATTCAGGCCGCAGGCGGCTGGAACATCATCATCGGCGGCGGAATCTCGATGACCGGGTTCTTCATGCTGATGCGTTGGAAGTGA
- a CDS encoding class E sortase has protein sequence MKHAAPTPHPPAQHRPRRRRSVFSTVLGGFGEVLITLGVLGMLFVAWELWWTGIDAERDRQESAEEYYAGLEEYRPGSEDEEIDFDVCYTLEDGTEIGCAPSMNDLADGVSTMGMAYVPRLGEDWATPIRHGTGPEQIDRGALGHYTTTQMPDEPGNFALAGHRQTNGNMLGNQDDLQTGDRIYIEAAEGIFVYEVAEREVVLPHETRVLEAVPSEAGAEPESGVLTFTTCHPLFSNAERLIHHAEITDFIPYGGQAPEEIDHHLQASGWTDDDPLLAGEN, from the coding sequence ATGAAGCATGCAGCGCCGACGCCGCACCCTCCGGCTCAGCACCGGCCCCGCCGTCGTCGTTCCGTGTTCTCCACCGTGCTGGGCGGCTTCGGCGAGGTGCTGATCACCCTGGGCGTGCTGGGGATGCTGTTCGTGGCCTGGGAGCTGTGGTGGACCGGCATCGACGCGGAGCGGGACCGGCAGGAGTCCGCCGAGGAGTACTACGCAGGCCTTGAGGAGTACCGCCCGGGCTCTGAGGACGAGGAGATCGACTTCGATGTCTGCTACACGTTGGAGGACGGCACGGAGATCGGCTGCGCCCCCTCCATGAATGACCTCGCTGACGGCGTCTCCACCATGGGGATGGCCTACGTGCCGCGCCTGGGCGAGGACTGGGCCACCCCGATCCGTCACGGCACGGGCCCGGAGCAGATCGACCGCGGCGCCCTGGGCCATTACACCACCACCCAGATGCCGGACGAGCCCGGCAACTTCGCGCTGGCCGGGCACCGGCAGACCAACGGCAACATGCTCGGCAACCAGGACGACCTGCAGACCGGGGACCGCATCTACATCGAGGCGGCTGAGGGAATCTTCGTCTATGAGGTCGCTGAGCGTGAGGTGGTCCTCCCCCACGAGACCCGGGTCTTGGAGGCGGTCCCCTCGGAAGCCGGCGCGGAGCCGGAGAGCGGGGTGCTGACCTTCACCACCTGTCACCCGCTGTTCTCCAACGCGGAGCGGCTCATCCACCACGCGGAGATCACCGACTTCATCCCCTACGGCGGTCAGGCTCCCGAGGAGATCGATCACCACCTGCAGGCCTCAGGCTGGACCGACGACGACCCTCTTCTGGCAGGTGAGAACTGA
- a CDS encoding aminodeoxychorismate/anthranilate synthase component II has translation MTRILVIDNYDSFVYTLVGYLRELGAETTVIRNDDHALEEVKKIAAAHDGVLISPGPGTPAEAGVSVELIRWCAESREPMLGVCLGHQGLGEAFGATVTHAAQLMHGKTSPVTHTGHASFAGLPETFEATRYHSLAVRPDTVPDVLEVTASTEDGVIMGLAHREAPLWGMQYHPESVLTEGGYRMLGNWLESLGLKGAAEKAAELNPIR, from the coding sequence ATGACGCGCATCCTGGTCATCGACAACTACGACAGCTTCGTCTACACCCTCGTCGGATACCTCCGGGAGCTGGGCGCGGAGACCACGGTCATCCGCAACGATGACCACGCTCTGGAGGAGGTGAAGAAGATCGCCGCCGCGCACGACGGCGTGCTGATCTCTCCGGGCCCCGGAACGCCCGCGGAGGCGGGCGTCTCGGTGGAGCTGATCCGCTGGTGCGCGGAATCCCGGGAGCCGATGCTGGGCGTCTGCCTGGGCCACCAGGGTCTGGGCGAGGCATTCGGAGCCACGGTCACCCACGCCGCGCAGCTGATGCACGGCAAGACCAGTCCGGTCACTCACACCGGTCATGCCTCCTTCGCTGGTCTGCCGGAGACTTTCGAGGCCACCCGGTACCACTCCTTGGCGGTGAGGCCGGACACTGTCCCGGACGTTCTGGAGGTCACCGCCTCCACTGAGGACGGAGTCATCATGGGGCTGGCGCATAGGGAGGCGCCCCTGTGGGGAATGCAGTACCACCCGGAGTCTGTCCTGACGGAGGGCGGCTACCGGATGCTCGGCAACTGGCTGGAATCCCTGGGCCTGAAGGGCGCAGCCGAGAAGGCAGCCGAGCTCAACCCGATCCGGTAA